From a single Pseudalkalibacillus hwajinpoensis genomic region:
- a CDS encoding DUF3892 domain-containing protein, with translation MDRFDKAYEEYLTNGESSVEKAHDPNAVKITAVRKNDDGDLIAFQTNTGEELDYLQALDAAKSGKLSGVDVFHKYGRDIIRSEPDGTKENNLDYLPEF, from the coding sequence ATGGACCGTTTTGACAAAGCATATGAAGAGTATCTAACTAACGGAGAATCGTCAGTTGAAAAAGCACATGATCCAAATGCAGTGAAAATAACGGCAGTGCGTAAAAATGATGACGGCGATTTAATTGCCTTTCAAACAAACACTGGAGAAGAACTTGATTACTTGCAGGCATTAGATGCGGCGAAAAGCGGAAAACTCTCAGGCGTTGATGTTTTTCATAAATATGGTCGGGATATTATTCGTAGCGAACCGGATGGCACGAAGGAAAACAATTTAGATTATTTGCCTGAATTTTAA
- a CDS encoding phosphatidylglycerophosphatase A family protein: MKKRVHSRETEAATKALLKERGVTIEDIAYIVYEMQSPYVEELSMNDCTESVEAVLGKREIQHAVLVGIELDKLAELGKLSEPLQSIVETDEGLFGVDETIALGAVFGYGSIAVTTFGHLDKQKIGIIEKLDTKEGESVHTFLDDLVASIAANASSRLAHRLRDREEALDKEEREKRDKEERIG; the protein is encoded by the coding sequence ATGAAGAAGCGCGTGCATAGTAGAGAGACAGAAGCAGCTACAAAAGCCCTATTAAAAGAACGAGGCGTTACCATTGAAGATATTGCTTATATTGTATATGAAATGCAATCCCCTTATGTAGAAGAGTTATCAATGAATGATTGCACGGAAAGTGTGGAAGCAGTGCTTGGGAAGCGCGAAATCCAGCACGCCGTACTCGTCGGAATTGAACTTGATAAACTAGCAGAGCTGGGGAAGCTCTCTGAACCTCTTCAATCAATTGTCGAGACTGATGAAGGGTTATTTGGCGTCGACGAAACGATTGCGCTTGGAGCTGTATTTGGCTACGGTAGCATAGCTGTTACCACTTTTGGTCATCTTGATAAGCAGAAGATCGGTATTATCGAAAAGTTAGATACTAAAGAAGGCGAAAGTGTCCATACATTCCTTGATGATCTTGTCGCAAGTATAGCTGCTAATGCTTCTAGTAGGCTTGCTCATAGATTACGAGATCGAGAAGAAGCTCTGGATAAAGAAGAACGTGAAAAGCGAGATAAGGAAGAACGAATCGGTTAG
- a CDS encoding alpha/beta hydrolase: MNRGTYKEETIYSNYLKEEISFQVYLPYNYSPLYKYSFLIANDGSDYFKLGRLGRTADELIENDEIEELIIVGIPYKSVEDRWRKYHPDGEQSDDYLRFLSNELVPYLDQEYATFHLGYGRGLIGDSLAATVALRASLDYPRTFGKAILHSPFVNDEVMEKVKAFAEPELLALYHVIGTEETDVPTTDGKTKNFIEPNRELSKIIKEKDFDYFYDEFEGGHIWKNWQPDMKRALLHMFKL, encoded by the coding sequence ATGAATAGAGGTACATACAAAGAAGAAACCATCTATAGTAATTATCTTAAAGAAGAAATTTCGTTCCAGGTTTATTTACCATACAACTACTCTCCGCTTTATAAATACTCTTTTCTCATTGCCAATGATGGCAGCGATTACTTTAAATTAGGCAGGCTTGGTCGAACAGCTGATGAACTTATTGAGAATGATGAGATAGAAGAACTTATCATTGTTGGCATTCCATATAAAAGTGTTGAAGACCGATGGAGAAAATATCATCCGGATGGTGAGCAGAGTGATGATTACTTACGCTTTCTCAGCAATGAACTCGTTCCATATTTAGATCAAGAATACGCAACCTTTCACCTTGGGTACGGTAGAGGATTAATTGGAGATTCGCTTGCCGCTACTGTAGCACTGCGCGCATCACTTGATTACCCGCGTACATTTGGAAAAGCGATTCTCCATTCACCATTCGTAAATGATGAGGTTATGGAGAAAGTAAAAGCATTTGCTGAGCCAGAGCTTCTAGCTCTCTATCACGTCATTGGCACGGAAGAAACTGACGTACCAACGACCGATGGTAAGACGAAGAATTTTATTGAACCAAATCGTGAGCTGAGTAAAATCATCAAGGAAAAAGACTTTGATTATTTTTATGATGAATTTGAAGGTGGGCACATCTGGAAGAACTGGCAACCAGATATGAAGCGAGCGCTTTTGCATATGTTTAAACTCTAA
- a CDS encoding YjcG family protein — translation MKYGIAIFPSKKLQDVANSYRKRYDPHYALIPPHLTLRESFDATEDEIQKLTPVLHKISDASKPFSMHVYKVGSFNPVNNVIYLKVKENEILDDLHRQLNPEEALSERDYNFVPHITIAQNLSDDEHSDVYGSMQMKDVNHEELIDRFQLLYQLENGMWTVFETFHLGKVR, via the coding sequence ATGAAATACGGCATTGCAATTTTCCCATCGAAAAAACTACAAGACGTTGCTAACTCCTACCGAAAACGTTACGATCCGCACTATGCGCTTATCCCGCCACACTTGACGCTCAGGGAGAGCTTTGATGCAACAGAAGATGAAATTCAGAAATTAACGCCAGTCCTGCACAAAATTTCTGATGCATCAAAACCATTCTCGATGCATGTGTATAAAGTTGGATCATTTAATCCAGTCAACAATGTCATTTATCTCAAGGTGAAGGAAAATGAAATACTTGATGATTTGCACCGTCAGTTAAATCCTGAAGAAGCACTATCTGAACGGGACTACAACTTCGTCCCACACATTACGATTGCGCAAAACCTTTCTGATGACGAGCATTCTGATGTATATGGTAGCATGCAGATGAAGGATGTTAACCATGAGGAGCTCATTGATCGCTTTCAATTACTTTATCAACTCGAAAATGGAATGTGGACCGTCTTCGAAACATTCCACCTTGGCAAAGTACGCTAA
- a CDS encoding GNAT family N-acetyltransferase, which produces MLVTIADSKKEMDDAFQVRHTVFVEEQQVPADLEIDEYEKEAIHFVAYDQQKPAAAGRFRVIDGYAKVERICVLSDYRKTGLGKQLMDAIEEQALKMELHKLKLNAQTTAIGFYQKLGYQISSEEFMDAGIPHVTMVKTL; this is translated from the coding sequence ATGCTTGTCACGATTGCGGATTCGAAGAAAGAAATGGACGACGCTTTTCAAGTTAGACATACTGTTTTTGTTGAAGAGCAACAGGTCCCTGCCGATCTAGAAATTGATGAATATGAAAAAGAAGCGATTCATTTTGTAGCCTATGATCAGCAAAAACCAGCAGCCGCTGGCCGATTCAGGGTGATCGATGGCTATGCGAAAGTGGAGCGAATTTGTGTACTAAGCGATTATCGAAAAACTGGTCTAGGTAAACAGCTTATGGATGCGATTGAAGAACAGGCTTTGAAAATGGAGCTTCATAAGCTAAAGCTAAATGCTCAAACAACCGCAATTGGTTTTTATCAAAAACTTGGATATCAGATTTCATCTGAAGAATTTATGGATGCTGGTATTCCGCATGTAACAATGGTTAAAACTTTATGA
- a CDS encoding DUF421 domain-containing protein produces MALLVLTKALGKTQITQITPFDFISSLVLGELVGNAIFDKHVSIFSILYAVLLWGLLIYVVELITQKFRGTRSFLEGKPSIVIHHGKIDRDQLKKNKLDINQLQNLLRQKDVFSMREVEFAILETNGSISVLKKSDYMEPTKQDFNLKPETGYLSVSIISDGKVDIDNLKLAGLSDEWLQKVLKENRIDHPDEVLLLEWKEDEGVFLQKMNKKKSR; encoded by the coding sequence ATGGCATTACTTGTTCTAACAAAAGCGCTTGGCAAAACACAAATCACGCAAATTACCCCATTTGATTTCATTTCGTCACTTGTACTAGGTGAGCTAGTAGGTAATGCCATATTTGATAAGCACGTAAGTATCTTTTCCATTCTTTACGCTGTTTTGCTCTGGGGGTTACTGATTTACGTTGTAGAGCTAATTACGCAGAAGTTTCGAGGTACAAGAAGTTTCCTTGAAGGAAAGCCCTCTATCGTGATTCATCATGGAAAGATTGATCGTGATCAGCTAAAGAAAAATAAATTAGATATCAATCAGCTTCAAAATCTACTTAGGCAAAAAGATGTTTTTTCAATGCGCGAAGTTGAGTTTGCGATACTTGAAACAAATGGAAGCATTAGTGTTTTAAAGAAGTCAGACTATATGGAACCGACCAAGCAAGATTTCAATTTAAAACCTGAAACAGGTTATTTATCTGTTTCCATCATCTCAGATGGAAAAGTCGACATTGATAACTTAAAACTGGCCGGTTTAAGCGATGAGTGGTTACAAAAGGTACTGAAGGAGAACCGTATTGATCATCCAGACGAAGTTCTTTTACTGGAATGGAAAGAAGATGAAGGGGTCTTTTTACAGAAAATGAACAAAAAAAAGAGCAGATGA